A single region of the Marinobacter salinus genome encodes:
- a CDS encoding phosphonate ABC transporter ATP-binding protein, which translates to MSAFDLSGLTASYGGERVIGPLSLSVKQGEHIALVGKSGAGKSTLVRLIHERVNRDSSLVPQELGLVNALPVFHNVFMGQLDRHSVWYNTWTLIRPFMSDKEKVRELLQDLGMSEKLWIPTLSLSGGQRQRVAIARALFRNASLLLADEPVSALDGPMAHLVMKRLSDGFNTSVIALHDVDLALSYCNRIVGLEDGQIALDDTSDRLTATDIMSLY; encoded by the coding sequence ATGTCCGCTTTCGATCTCTCTGGTCTTACTGCGTCTTACGGAGGAGAGCGGGTCATCGGCCCGCTCTCTCTTTCCGTCAAACAGGGAGAACATATTGCGCTGGTGGGTAAAAGCGGCGCTGGCAAGTCGACCCTGGTGCGGCTCATCCATGAACGGGTAAACCGGGATTCGTCTCTTGTTCCCCAGGAACTGGGGCTGGTAAACGCGCTGCCGGTTTTTCACAACGTTTTTATGGGGCAACTGGACCGGCATTCTGTCTGGTACAACACCTGGACACTGATTCGGCCTTTTATGTCGGACAAGGAGAAGGTCAGGGAGTTATTGCAGGATCTGGGAATGTCCGAAAAACTCTGGATTCCGACACTGTCCCTTTCAGGCGGTCAACGGCAGCGAGTTGCGATCGCGCGGGCATTGTTCCGCAATGCCAGCCTCCTGCTTGCCGACGAGCCTGTCTCCGCCCTGGACGGCCCCATGGCGCACCTTGTCATGAAGCGTCTTTCCGACGGGTTTAACACCAGTGTCATTGCGCTTCATGACGTTGATCTGGCGTTATCTTACTGCAACCGTATAGTGGGTCTTGAGGACGGTCAGATAGCTCTGGACGATACCAGCGACCGTCTGACCGCGACTGACATCATGTCTCTCTACTAG
- the selD gene encoding selenide, water dikinase SelD, giving the protein MRTPDQPVLRDIVLIGGGHSHVGVLKRFAMNPVPGVRLTLICRDTHTPYSGMLPGYVAGHYSYDDVHIDLSKLAEYAGARFYRDEAVGIDRDRKRVLCRNRPDVPYDILSVNIGSSPRVKDVEGASEYAVPVKPITGFNNRWLTLLSRIENHDGPLTIAIVGAGAGGVELTLAMQFRLQNELKQRGKDPDQLHFHLFDAADEILPTHNAKVREVFRKALSDRGVKIHLGAPVKKVEQGLLMTDSGESLQADEVLWVTRAGGPPWLADTGLALDDGLFIRVRDTLQTENDDSIFAAGDIANVINHPREKAGVFAVRQGRPLADNLRRVALGKPAKDFHPQKKWLALISTGNKFAVASRGEMQFAGALVWRWKDWIDRRFMRKFTDLPAMEDDAKLPDTGAAQNPEEASQAISAVAMRCGGCGAKVGSTVLSRALGELKPIERDDIIIGLHAPDDAAVLRVPPGKAVVHTVDFFRAFIDDPYVFGQVAANHSLGDVFAMGAEAQSATAVATVPYGIESKVEDVVFQMMSGAVDVLNEAGCALVGGHTGEGKELALGFAVNGLIDPEEVMSKGGLRAGDVLILTKPIGTGTLFAAHARLAARGRWIDTALASMIQSNKLGAECLRRYGSRACTDVTGFGLLGHLVEMTRPSGVDAELDLSAIPVLPGAEETSAAGILSSLQPANIRLRRGIRDQENWVNHPRYPLIFDPQTAGGLLASVSADQAEACVRELRALGYPHTAVIGRVMAQDMEGAIEPVSLKD; this is encoded by the coding sequence ATGCGAACGCCCGACCAGCCTGTTTTACGGGACATAGTCCTGATTGGCGGTGGGCACAGCCACGTTGGGGTACTCAAGCGGTTCGCCATGAACCCGGTCCCCGGCGTGCGCCTGACCCTGATCTGCCGTGATACCCACACACCCTACTCCGGAATGCTGCCTGGCTATGTCGCGGGCCATTACAGCTACGACGACGTCCACATCGATTTGAGTAAGCTCGCAGAATATGCCGGTGCGCGCTTTTATCGGGACGAAGCCGTTGGTATTGACCGGGACCGGAAGCGGGTCCTGTGTCGAAACCGGCCTGACGTTCCCTACGACATTCTGTCGGTCAACATCGGGTCGTCACCTCGCGTGAAAGATGTTGAGGGTGCTTCCGAGTATGCCGTTCCAGTAAAGCCTATAACCGGCTTCAACAATCGTTGGCTCACCCTGCTTTCGCGTATCGAAAATCACGATGGGCCGCTCACTATCGCCATTGTAGGGGCCGGTGCTGGCGGGGTTGAGTTGACGCTGGCAATGCAATTCCGCCTGCAAAACGAACTGAAACAGCGCGGTAAAGATCCTGATCAATTGCACTTTCACCTTTTTGACGCGGCGGATGAGATTCTTCCTACTCACAACGCCAAGGTTCGCGAGGTTTTCCGTAAAGCGCTTTCAGACCGTGGCGTAAAAATTCATCTGGGCGCCCCCGTCAAAAAGGTTGAGCAAGGTCTCTTGATGACCGATTCCGGAGAAAGCCTTCAGGCGGACGAAGTGTTATGGGTGACCAGAGCCGGCGGGCCGCCATGGCTTGCAGATACTGGCCTCGCACTTGATGACGGCCTGTTCATTCGTGTCCGGGATACTCTGCAGACCGAGAATGACGACAGTATTTTTGCGGCGGGTGATATTGCGAATGTGATTAACCACCCCCGGGAAAAGGCCGGTGTTTTTGCCGTTCGTCAGGGGCGCCCTCTCGCGGATAACCTCAGGCGTGTGGCACTCGGAAAACCAGCAAAAGATTTCCACCCCCAAAAGAAATGGCTGGCACTGATCAGCACCGGCAACAAGTTTGCGGTTGCTTCCCGAGGCGAGATGCAGTTCGCCGGTGCGCTGGTATGGCGCTGGAAAGACTGGATCGATCGACGATTCATGAGAAAGTTTACGGACCTTCCGGCCATGGAAGACGACGCCAAGCTGCCTGATACCGGCGCCGCCCAAAACCCGGAAGAAGCCTCTCAGGCCATCTCAGCCGTTGCCATGCGTTGCGGAGGCTGTGGCGCAAAAGTGGGAAGCACAGTGCTATCCCGCGCCTTGGGTGAACTGAAGCCCATCGAACGAGACGACATTATCATCGGTTTACACGCGCCGGATGACGCAGCTGTCCTTCGGGTTCCGCCCGGCAAGGCCGTTGTTCACACGGTGGACTTCTTCCGCGCCTTCATCGACGACCCCTACGTATTTGGTCAGGTGGCAGCGAATCACAGCCTCGGGGACGTGTTTGCCATGGGCGCGGAAGCCCAGAGTGCGACCGCAGTCGCGACCGTGCCGTACGGAATTGAATCAAAAGTGGAGGATGTTGTCTTCCAGATGATGTCCGGTGCAGTAGACGTGCTCAATGAGGCCGGCTGCGCACTGGTTGGGGGTCACACGGGAGAAGGCAAGGAGCTTGCACTGGGTTTTGCCGTGAACGGACTGATTGATCCTGAAGAAGTGATGAGCAAGGGTGGTCTTCGTGCCGGTGATGTCCTGATCCTGACCAAGCCGATAGGCACCGGGACTCTGTTTGCCGCGCACGCACGCCTCGCTGCGCGGGGCCGCTGGATTGATACTGCCCTCGCCTCAATGATCCAGTCCAACAAACTGGGCGCAGAATGCCTTCGCAGGTATGGTTCCAGGGCCTGCACGGATGTCACCGGTTTTGGACTGCTGGGACATCTTGTCGAAATGACCCGGCCCTCCGGTGTCGATGCCGAACTGGACCTCTCTGCAATCCCTGTCTTGCCAGGTGCCGAAGAAACATCCGCAGCGGGTATTCTGAGTTCATTGCAGCCTGCTAACATCCGGCTGCGGCGCGGTATCCGCGACCAGGAAAACTGGGTTAACCACCCAAGGTATCCCCTGATTTTTGACCCCCAGACGGCCGGCGGGCTTCTGGCCAGTGTTTCCGCTGACCAGGCAGAGGCCTGTGTCCGGGAGTTAAGGGCGTTGGGCTATCCTCACACGGCCGTTATTGGCAGGGTAATGGCCCAGGATATGGAAGGCGCAATCGAGCCCGTCTCTCTAAAAGACTAA
- a CDS encoding putative selenate ABC transporter substrate-binding protein, whose protein sequence is MTLKLIRNMMLSSLFLVAATSAAAETFVFTAIPDEDETKLVERFKGVADYLSEQLDVDVRYIPVKSYAAAVSAFRNNQVQLAWFGGLSGVQARRLVPGSEAIAQGVEDEAFQTYFIANSSTGIEPAADFSELEDVLKGKTFTFGSKGSTSGRLMPEFYVRETFGEQPDDFFSRVGFSGNHTRTLRLVEAGTYEVGALNFQVWQKELEAGNIDTSAVQVIWETPAYPDYQWTIRGDVNERFGEGFKDRVKQALLSLDDNALLESFPRSGFIPVTNDAYEPIRKTAQEIGILD, encoded by the coding sequence ATGACTCTGAAGCTTATACGGAACATGATGCTTTCCAGTCTTTTCCTGGTTGCAGCTACCTCCGCAGCGGCGGAAACCTTCGTTTTCACGGCCATTCCGGACGAAGATGAAACCAAACTGGTTGAACGCTTTAAAGGCGTAGCGGACTACCTGTCTGAACAGCTTGATGTGGACGTTCGCTATATCCCGGTGAAATCTTATGCGGCAGCCGTATCGGCATTCCGCAACAACCAGGTTCAGCTGGCATGGTTTGGCGGTCTTTCCGGCGTGCAGGCCCGTCGACTGGTCCCTGGTTCTGAGGCCATTGCTCAAGGCGTCGAAGACGAAGCCTTCCAGACCTACTTTATTGCCAATAGCAGCACCGGGATCGAACCGGCCGCCGACTTTTCGGAGTTGGAAGATGTGCTCAAAGGCAAAACCTTTACTTTTGGGTCCAAAGGTTCAACCTCAGGTCGGCTGATGCCGGAATTCTACGTTCGGGAAACCTTTGGTGAGCAGCCGGATGATTTCTTCTCTCGCGTGGGCTTCAGTGGCAACCACACCCGTACCTTGCGCCTGGTTGAAGCAGGCACATACGAGGTTGGTGCTCTGAATTTTCAGGTATGGCAGAAAGAACTTGAGGCCGGCAACATAGATACCTCCGCCGTGCAGGTCATTTGGGAAACACCGGCCTATCCCGATTATCAGTGGACAATCCGTGGCGACGTAAATGAGCGCTTCGGAGAAGGCTTCAAGGATCGTGTCAAGCAAGCTCTGCTGAGTCTGGACGATAACGCCCTGCTTGAGAGCTTCCCACGCTCAGGATTTATCCCTGTAACCAACGACGCCTACGAGCCTATTCGGAAGACCGCGCAAGAGATTGGAATCCTCGATTAA
- the senB gene encoding selenoneine biosynthesis selenosugar synthase SenB produces MEIIIITPAAPGSKAGNRATAERWKWLLEGEGHRVSVMTEYHGEPCDAFVALHAWRSHGAIQSFRRCWPSTPLVVALTGTDIYYHQKKYPRETLAAMDAADVLIGLHDLVVQDIPLQYSSKLVTVFQSADVGLREPIEAEDGAPFRICVIGHLRDEKDSLRAALAARLLPLVSRIQVICVGKPHNSQWQNAAEKEMRENSRFQWLGELEKPELKKLMVDSRLMVISSIMEGGANVVSEACRAGLPVIASDIPGNQGLLGDDYEGYYPVGDEHTLAALLRRAESDPSFLKKLAHQVDELAPKFTPENERHALERALALAIQRCPRQRQGHLGN; encoded by the coding sequence ATGGAAATTATAATCATTACACCGGCGGCTCCCGGCTCCAAAGCGGGGAATCGTGCCACGGCAGAGCGCTGGAAATGGTTGCTCGAAGGCGAAGGGCATCGGGTAAGTGTGATGACCGAGTACCACGGAGAGCCCTGTGACGCATTCGTGGCACTTCACGCGTGGCGCAGCCATGGGGCGATTCAATCCTTCCGCCGCTGTTGGCCATCGACTCCCCTTGTTGTGGCACTGACGGGCACCGACATCTATTATCACCAGAAGAAATACCCGCGAGAAACCCTTGCCGCCATGGACGCCGCAGATGTGCTGATTGGTTTACACGATCTGGTGGTCCAGGACATCCCCCTGCAATATTCCAGCAAGCTTGTGACTGTTTTTCAGTCCGCCGATGTCGGCCTTCGAGAGCCGATTGAGGCCGAGGATGGAGCACCATTCCGGATTTGTGTGATAGGGCACCTTCGGGATGAGAAAGATTCTCTCCGGGCGGCGTTGGCGGCAAGGTTGCTGCCCTTGGTTTCCCGGATACAGGTCATCTGCGTCGGAAAACCCCACAACAGCCAATGGCAGAATGCAGCCGAAAAGGAGATGCGCGAGAATTCAAGGTTTCAATGGCTTGGGGAGTTGGAGAAGCCCGAACTGAAAAAATTGATGGTGGACAGCCGGCTGATGGTGATCAGCTCCATCATGGAAGGCGGGGCCAATGTGGTGTCCGAAGCCTGCCGCGCTGGTTTGCCCGTTATTGCCTCGGATATTCCCGGCAACCAGGGGCTTCTTGGCGATGACTACGAAGGCTACTATCCGGTGGGCGACGAGCACACACTGGCGGCCTTACTCCGCAGAGCGGAGAGCGATCCGTCTTTTCTCAAAAAACTGGCGCACCAGGTGGATGAACTTGCTCCGAAGTTTACGCCCGAGAACGAACGCCATGCCCTGGAGCGGGCACTGGCGTTGGCTATACAGCGCTGCCCGCGCCAGAGGCAGGGTCATTTGGGGAATTGA